GTCATGTCTGAACCCTCAGAAAAAAGCCTCAAAAGAATGCAGATATACACGGAAAAATACTGGGAGAAAACCGGGACATCGCCGCATCCGACCCGAGAAGTTGCCGACACAGTCATCTGCGGTCTTGCAGAAAACATCGATGAACTGGGCCGTCCGCTTTGCCCCTGCAACTTTTATCCCGACAAAAAGGCCGAACTCGAACGCAGCCGCGAATGGGTCTGCGCCTGTGACGAAATGAAAAT
The DNA window shown above is from Gemmatimonadota bacterium and carries:
- a CDS encoding ferredoxin:thioredoxin reductase, with the translated sequence MSEPSEKSLKRMQIYTEKYWEKTGTSPHPTREVADTVICGLAENIDELGRPLCPCNFYPDKKAELERSREWVCACDEMKIFKYCHCLLFVTPEGMPITEYLPEDHEGRQVYGLIEDPTPDKGRELRRKADEKIAEWKAEKE